A window of Hippoglossus stenolepis isolate QCI-W04-F060 chromosome 16, HSTE1.2, whole genome shotgun sequence contains these coding sequences:
- the LOC124854987 gene encoding transportin-2-like, translating into MMYNQHPDQYEAPDKDFMIVALDLLSGLAEGLGGNVEQLVSRSNIMTLLFQCMQDTMPEVRQSSFALLGDLTKACFVHVKPCIAEFMPILGLNLNPEFISVCNNATWAIGEISMQMGEKAAITIGRLGYVCPQEVAPQLQHFIRPWTSFSSATLWPRGSTPRTT; encoded by the exons ATG ATGTACAACCAGCATCCAGACCAGTACGAGGCTCCTGACAAGGATTTTATGATCGTTGCCCTGGATCTGCTGAGCGGCCTGGCCGAGGGTTTGGGGGGGAATGTGGAACAGCTGGTTTCCCGCTCCAACATTATGACTCTCCTTTTCCAGTGCATGCAG gacACAATGCCTGAAGTGAGGCAAAGCTCGTTTGCTCTGTTGGGTGATCTAACTAAGGCCTGCTTCGTCCATGTGAAGCCTTGTATTG CTGAGTTCATGCCGATCTTGGGGCTCAACCTGAACCCAGAATTTATCTCTGTGTGCAACAACGCCACCTGGGCCATTGGGGAGATCTCCATGCAAATGGGTGAGAAAGCAG CAATTACAATTGGCAGACTGGGTTATGTTTGTCCGCAGGAAGTGGCACCACAGCTGCAGCATTTTATAAGACCATG GACTTCGTTTTCTTCTGCGACGCTGTGGCCTCGTGGGTCAACCCCAAGGACGACCTGA